CCACTCTGTTGGGGGCTTTTCTGGGAACTTGGAGGCAGGTTTATGGAAAAGCCCCCAAGAGTTGAGCCCCACTGGGGGGGTCGGCCTGGGAGAAGTGCCCCCCCCTTCAAAGGGGGAGAGGGGAGCAGGGAAGAGAGGATGCAGAGTGGGTGAGGGAGGTCCTCTGTGTTCCTGCTTAGGAGGGGCAGCCAGCTCTCTGGAGCGAGTGAAGtgaaagacacccccccccaggCGAAGGGCAGTGTGCGCGACTGGAGGCTTTAATTTGGGCCCTGCCTTTGGCAGGGAGTGGGCACCTCCAGAGCCCCTTCCAAGTCTAGGGTTCAGGGGCTCTGCGGCTAGGTGAGTCTGGCCACCCTTCACCACATTCAGTAAACCCCAAATCAGCTGGAAGGCCAAATCAAAACCCGCGGCAAATAAAACACACCAGATGCAAGGCTAGTCTGTTCCCCGAAGGCTGGGCAGGGAGGGGATAACACCGAGCTTTGGAGGGTCTTCATGGTacgctcaaaaaagtcaagatggtggttgcgatggtgtgactgaagctccgcctgttttttatgtgtgttggcaaaaaaaaaagatggagcttcaatcacatcgttgcagccatcttgacttttttgaccacccctgcAGGATCTTTCCTCCCATGAAGTTCCCTGGGCAAATACAGCGAGCGCTCTCATTCTTTGGAccccatcctggccgtaaaatTATTTGCATCCATCCTCAACAGGTCATAAATCAGGGGGGACAATCAACCCTTTGCCCATGAACCAGGATAGGCAGCAGCGCCTGCCAAGGAGGGACAGTAGCTGGAGAAAGATCATTCACTTTCCTCTAGGCCTCTGCGTAGGCTGAGGAGCACCAGCTGAGCCCGCTCTTTCCTGGGTGCCAGAGCACAGCCTGGTCCCCTGCTCTGGGGACGCACTTCCTCGGGACCTTTCGCAGTTCAAGGACAGCTCCTCTCCTGCAATCCAACCATCACAGAAGTGCAGTAGGTCTCCAAATTTCTGCTCCATTTTGCTGCCCATGTTGACAAGGCAGCTCTCCATCTGCTGAGGGTCAAATCCAAAGCAGTTCGTTCcgttctttgttgttgttgttcttaagtGTGTGAgtctgtatttttctgtttgtttttaaaatgccctGCGTACTGCCCCCAAATGGGCTTTTTCCCCCGGCACCAGTGGGCTTTTCCTCTGGTGCAAGCTTATAGGCTGGGTGTCGCTTCCTGAACTGCTGATGGGAAGCTGCACTCCTGTGATCGCACGATCCTTCCAGGGAGTGCTGAAATAAAGTGATTGTCTGAGTGAAACCCTGTGAGCATTAGAGAGCCTGGAGAGCAAAGAACAAGGATGCTTCCTTTGACTGCCCTCACCCCTTCACCAAGAAAATGGGGGCAACTAACAGCCATCCTCCAATGGGTCTCCAAGTGGACGGTGGGAAGCTGTCTGTGTCCGGCAATGGGGCCATGTGGGCTCCCCTGAGCCAGGACTGTTGTGTGGTCCTTCTCCATCCTAGCCACTTTGGGTAGAATTCTCCTGAATTCCCATTGATGCACTCACAGTTTCCATTCCAGCAATACAAGTAGCAGGTTCGGGAGGGATTCTGGCTGCGGAAACAGCATCTGAAGAACACTTTGTTTTGGCTTTGAAGTGCTGGTTATGAAAAAGGCTCAAGTGCTGGTCTGGAACCGTGGAAAATCTCCTTTCTAGAGGAGCAGATGGTGATCGTCTGATCTGCTTGGGAATCTGCTTGAAGGTGCCCTGAAtgctgaaaacagaaacagaCCCCTTTCCCAGCACATTGTGCTGCATTGATTGTCTTTGATGCATTTCATAGACTCATAGATTCATAGACTCATGGACTCATGGAATCCGAGGGTTGGGAGGGaccctggaggtcttctagtccaaccccctgcccaagcccaaggcaggagtcctcataccatctcggacaaacgGTCGtccaatctttccttgaaaacctccagcgatggagcactcACAGCTCCGGggggccagctgttccactgcttagtaGCCCTCACTGTCGGGAAATTCCTCCTTGCTTCCAGGTTGGATCTGCCTCTGAGGAGCTTCCGCCCAGGGCTTCTTGTCCcaccctcaggtgccatggagaataggccgacaccctcttccctgtggcagcccttcaaggatGGGAAGATGCCATCGTGTCTCCCCTCCGTCTTCTCTCCGTTGAGCTAAACCTACCCGGTccctttagccgttcttcataggatttggccTCCAGGCCCCTGGTCATCCTTGCTGCTctcctctgcactctttccagggcctcagcatcttcGCTCAGCATTTGACTCAGAGAGTTTGCTGGTGTTAAATGGGTTGTcccccaccacttttttttttctgtcatgaaCAGATGAAAATTGGTGGCATGGAAGTGCACAGGGCTCAGCTGTGTTGTAGGCGTTTGGGGGTGGGATCCTGTTTGGGGGTGGGATCTGCTTTATAGCCTAGGGAATCTAAACTGTGGCAGTTTACacattttatacacacatacacacatcattagagagccagtttggtggtgtggtgaaggcacctggctagaaagtgggagacggtgagttctagtcccaccttatggataaagccagctgggtgaccttgggccagccactctctctcagccctggggaggaggcaatggcaaaccacttctgaaaaaccaggccaagaaaactgcaagaaaactgagaatcggacacgactgaacagattaaaaaacaacagatcACTGTTTTGCACTGAGAGAGAGCAGCTTGTGGGCCAGCCTGAGACTTCAGAGCATCCAAGATTTGGCTGTAACTCCCTGACTCCCTCAAACTGGCCCCAGACTGATTCTTCTAAAGTGGTGAAAGGGGGAAATGATTAAATGTGGGAAACACTGATaatcaattatattttatatttgattaATTTGAACTGAATTGGATTTAAATTACATGAACTCAGACGTAGGTTTTGCAGGGGGGCCTCTGTCCTGACAGTCAAAGGCTCAGCTCAACCTTCAGCCCCACAAAGGTTTTGGAGGCAAACACCAAGTTCCTCTGCAAGCCGAGAAGTGACCTCAGGATTCCAGCTCTTACAATCTCTAGCCAGTGTGAACACGAACCATGCTGGTTGAGAATTATGGGATTTGGAGTCAAAGACATTCGGTAGGCACTGGGCTAAGGTGATGGAGAAAATGGAGAATGCCCACCCAACGGAGGGTGTGCTATGCCCTGTGTGTGAAAGCTGCAGAAAGCAAGCTGTTGCTGTGTCTTGAGTAGGTCAGTGGCCAAAGGGGCGGGGGACACAGCTTCCTCCTCTCTGAGAAAGTTCTTTGGCCCATGAATATGCCCAGCGTGTCTGGTTCTGATACCTAGGATCACTTGTGCATCTTCCGCCTTTGAAGCTGGCCTCTCCCAGAGCCCCTGGTATCCATGCACCACAGGGAGGCTTGCGTGCTTCTTCAGCAGATTCTGGGTGTCGAAGAGCAAAGCCTAGTCTCTTGTCTCCTGGAGAGGGAATCAGAGCCCACAGTCTGAGGAACGTGAGACCACCCTGGACAGTCCCTGGGCAGTCGTGGAGGCTTTTCCCTGTCGCTTTCACATCCTCCCAATTGCTTTGCTAAAAGGTGTGGGCCGCACGAGGAGCAACTTGGTCCTGTGGCTTAGGGCGATCAGAACAACCGGGCATTGCTGGCTTTCTGGTGGGTGTGATAAGGGTCTGCACAGTGGGATGCCCTTTTTAGGAAGCTTCCCACATGAATTCCTTGTCTCCCTCTTACTTTCCGAGAGGCAGCCTGCTATTATTTATAGGGCACGCCGAAGGTGGCAGCCATAAAGCTAGTGACCCGGCTCCCTCCTCAGCTGCCATGCATTatctcctgctgcttttatctttAACCCTGTCTGTTTGGACTTCTCAATTTTGTAGAGTGCATTAAGTTGCTGGCCTTCAGCCACAACAGCATCTCTCTCGGAGTGCCTATCAGTGTAGTGTTCTGTTCTCTGAGTTGCTTAGAGAGAGaaggcctgggggggggggtgcgtttACAGTACAAATGCCCCGTCTGGTTGACTGAACTTTCCCTGAGGGGAGGGGGGCCCAAGCACCGGCATCTCTCACTTTGGAGCATTTCACCCCCTTTTTCCCCTACCATCCAGGAGGTCAGAGATCCAGGTCTTCCCGTTAAGGGAGAAGCTCACATGCATTTCTTCTCTGCACGGTTGTCATCCTTCCctcccctgcctgcctgctgccGTGTTCCCAGTGCAGGGGCTTTGACTCCTGAAATTGGCAGCCAGCACATGgctgggaactctgggagctgaagctgaATACCTCTGGAGATCAGGAGCAGTTTGGGAACGCCAGGCAGGATCATTTCTTGCCAGGCCCCAAGCCTGCTCTGGATCTGCCTTCCCTGTGCATCGTGAGTTGCCTTGCCTCGAGCCCTGGGTCCCTTGGCAGAGTCATCCATGGGGTCCAAGCCACTTTTGCCCATTCCGCCGTCTTCCTGGTCAGCCGTGAAAGGGCTCCCTGCTCAAGGGATGCCTGAGAGCACCTTCCCGGCACTTCAGCACTGCTTCCTCCCTGCTCCACCTGAGCTGCTGGCTTGGCCCTTCTCAGCAAGGAAGTAGCTGGGAAGTGACCTCAGGCCTCAGGGCCGCTCTGGTCAAAGAGGCTGCAGCTGCAGGAGGGCTGgggtgttcccccccccccaaggcagGTATGAACACTCCCCCCAGGTGGCCATCCTGTGCCTCGAGCTCATCAGGGACAATTGGGCCTGCCAAATGGTCCAGGATTGTCACTTGCCAACTCAAGCTGCCTTCGCACAGGCAGGTTTTCTCTTCGTTCATTCATGGATTGATAACCAGCTGCCTCTTTCAGATCAAATGGCAGAACATGCCAAGCCACAGAAAACTTTATCCAGGCTTAGAGCTCCTTAACCAGGGGGCCAATGCAGTTGCTAGACTGTGGCCCAACCTGGCCAAGCACATTAAGGGAACACAAAATGCAGCTTATCCTAATTTCCTACTAACCTTGAGATGAAGATGCCCTGATGACAGGTCTTCATGATGACATCTTTGTATCATTCCAgcttgatgatggtggtggtggtggtgatgatgggaggagggggaggctgTGCCCAACTCTTTTTGACCACTTGTCAGAGAGACTGGACACCTGGCTCCCACAGAGGCTTCTCCTGGCATAATGCCTACCCGGCACTTAAAAAAGTACCAATCAGGCATATTTCTGTAGGTTAACATTCGATGTgccaacaggattggggccatccaagcattggggggaggggagttcTATAGGGCAGGAATTATGAAGGCTGTACACATACATGGGTTTAGTGGTCCTCTAAAAGAATGTTAGACCTGTTTTTAACCCATGTTTATCAATCTTTTGAAAGTGTGTTAGCAGTCCATAAGGAAACAAAAAAGGACAAGCACCCAGTGAATTCTACCCCAAACTTTCCTGGCTAGGATTTATGGCCTCAGTAAAAATGAATGCATTATCCAAGATAAACTTCTTGTTTCAAATGGTACCAATTCAAATCCCAGTTTAAAAAATTGCTGGATTGATAAATAATGATTAATAGATTTATATGAAATGGAAAAACCCAAGAGTAAAATTTATAGTATTGCAAGACGTAAAAGTGAGGGGTGgatcagcttttcccaatctCAGATTATATTATACAGCAAGTTGTCTATCATGGATAAAAGAATGGATAAAATTTCCTAATAGCAGAAATTAATAACAGCAACATGAATAGAAGGAGCATGCTTAGCCAATGGGCTTCATGGATATTTATAGTATAAAGGAACAAAAGAAGACAAGAATCTGAAgggactcatttatttatttatcaaattttatcaccgcccatctccctcgcaaggagggactctgggcggtttacactaaaatagagttaaaaaccaaaacaattgtaaatacaatacaataaaaataagaaggtAATGGAATCAAGATGAGCAAAagttctttatcagaccgtgagtgtaataggtccatccaAAGTCACTCTGGGGCGCTGGCCATCCCCAAGTAcagctattccccctcccattccaagcctgctgacaaagccaggtctttaatctttttcaaaagtccaggagcgaggcgGCCTGTCTCACCGCTGGGggaagcatgttccacagggcgggagctactgcagagaaggcccgcttccgagaccccgcgagatggaactcttttacagacggggtccgtaacattcCCTCCCTGCAGGACCGGGTAGGGCAGATTGATGCAATCAGGACGAGACGGTCTCTCAGATATTATAAGagaaagtcttttaaaaattagGACTTTCCTAAAAGCAAGGATACGTCCAACAATTTCATGACTACCTCACCATCAGATGCTTTCTATTTCAAAGACAATCACAGCAAGAAAGATCTGATCACGTATGCCAACATGATATATCTGGACACCAGAAACAGACTAAAGACAAAACATGAATTGCTTACCGAAGGAAGAAATCAAGCATGGTTAACGTCTTTGCAAATagctagaaaaatagaaaggaggagggaccctgagaaagatgacagaatttgaaatacttacaCAGAATCAAGGTAATTTATTGGGATTATTTCTAATTTCTATACATTGTACAGAAAATCCATTTGGGATTCCATTTGAACTCCCTCAATCTTGTTTGCTCTTCCTGTTTGCTCAATCAGTGAGTTTAGGattcttcagtttaaaaaataaaaggcaggaaAGGAGAATCATGTTAGAGATGTACACAAAGTTATGCACACttttccaaaaaacaaaacaaacaaacccccccGGCCCAATGGAGTCACCTCGATGAAGAAGCTGAAATTGGATGGCTGGAGATTCCAACAGATTTACATGGTGCAACTTTATGTGAACTTTCTAGGTCAAGATGTCATGATGGCCCCCAGTCTGGGTAGCCTCAAAAGGGCATGAAACAAATTCATGGAGAAGAACTTCCGCTATATCTCTGTATTATCTATAGGATCACAGTGTAAAGGTACAGTTGCTGTCCTTTCCACCTTGTGATCTTCACTTTACAGGCATCTAGTTGTCCACGGCAGGAACAAAACGCTGCATTACTGAGTCTTTGACTTAGTCCAGCTCAGGTCAACTGTTTCTTCATTCTTAGTTTGTCACCTTATTTGATCTGGGAGTCCATGTCCATGTTTACCCAGATCATTTAGGGCTCAAGCCCTAATCGGAGATGCCACTCCCTATTCTCTATATCTGGTGAGGCAGAACTCCATGTACTTCCATAATAATTATATCTCACTTGAAATTCCAAGATGACATTCCCCATTGACAGGAAACCAAATACACCATAATTCCCACAAGTCCCAACCAGCACTGCCACTTATAAAGCTTTATGGGAAAGGTAGTCTAAGACACCTGACTATCTCTGATGTTGATGCCCAAGCACAGAGAAAGGAACAGATTGTTGTACGCTGGAATTGGCATTCCAAGTAAAGGCGAACCACTGTCTAGTGGTACATCCACTCATACCCAATTCAGAAAAGCTATCTGGCAAGGTGATGTGACTGATGGTAATTCACTCACAGACGATTTGAGGTGGGCTGGCCATCAGTCTCTCCTGTAGGAAAGAAATGCTGGCCATGACTGATGAGAGTTTCCATATGCTTTTGAAGGAATGGAAGTACTTTATTGTGCATTCCATTCTTCCTTAACATTTTAGTTTCACTACAGTCcaagtccttttttcttctctcagaaTTTCTACCATCAAATCCTGGTTTGTTTCCTTGAGAAAATGTAGATTCTCTGCCGAATCTGCCAGGTCTTCATGCTGTACACAACGGGATTAAGGAGAGGTGGGACCACAGTGTAGATGGTGGCCATCAGCATGTGCACAAGGGGGGAAAGGTGTTTCCCATATCGATGGGGCAAACTGACACTGATCATTGGGACGTAAAAAGTGAGGGTGGCACAAATGTGGGAAGCACAAGTGTTGAGAGCCTTGAGACGTTCTCGATGGGATGCAATGCCCAAAACAGTTTTCAAAATCACAATGTAGGACACAAGAATGATGACAACGTCAAGTCCCAATGTGAGAGTGACGATAATCAGACCATAGAAGATGTTGACCGTTATGTCTACACAGGCTAGCTTCATTATATCAGGATGGAGACAGTAGGAGTGAGAAAGTACACTGGATCTGCAGAAGTGTAGACGTTCAATCAGAAAGGGAGCTGGGAAGGAGACACAGATACATCTAACTGGGAAGAGTGTTCTGTATCTCAGCGGCTCACTGATTGCAACAACACGGTCAAAAGCCATTGCCACCAGTATGCCAGACTCCAACCATTGAAATGCATGGATGAAGAACATTTGGGTGATACAAGCATTAAGTGTAATTTCCTTGGAGTCAAACCAGTAAACTCTCAACATAGTTGGAAAGGTCAATATGAAGAGTCCCAGATCTGAGCAGGCAAGGATGGAAAGGAAGATGTACATGGGCTCATGAAGGCTGTGCTCGGTCGTGATGACAAAGAGAATGAGGCTGTTTCCAAGCGGTGTGAAGACACAGAGCACAAACAGAGGAAAGGCCATCAAAGAATTCTTTTCCTCCATCCCGGGAATGCCAGTCAGGACAAAGGTTAGCAGGTTCACACTGCTGTTATTGAATATCTTGACAGCTGACATGCTTCTCAAAGGAACATCTGATACAGACAGGCTAGGTTATGAGAGTTAACAAACAAATGTAAAGAATGGGGTTCAGCTTCCATCCTCCCAGGTCATCAGTGTCCTCTCCTTGTTCTCAAATGTGTCCTGATTCTTTTCTCAATCCTTGGCATCATGAGCATCCTAGAGATCTCATTGTTTTGAGATCTTGCtggccctcctctgaacttgacTGGTTACCCTCctggacaccacagttcaaaaagggcAGTGATACAGGACTAAGTGAGATCTGACCAGCACAGAGaggaacaattacttcccatgGTCTGAACTCAGGGGCATTAATGTCCTATTAATGCACCTGAAGATATCATTAGACTTTTTGGTAGCTGTGTCATACTGTTGGGTTATCTTTAACCTTGGTAGACAAGACACTGAGATTATCACACGGACTACTGCCAAGACAAGGACCCCCATCCTAGACTTGCACTTCCATTTTTTCTACCCAGATGCAAAACCCctggctctacatggggctttcCATTAAGAGcctttggaagcttcagctggcccagcaTGTGGCAGCTCATGCAGTTTTGGCCACACCACAGTACCCCCATGTTAAatcactgctacgtgagctgcactggctcccagtaggctcctggatgcagttcaaggtgctggttgtcacctttaaagctccaCAATCCATAGGGTCAGGTTACTTCTGGTTTGTGCCCATCCCACCAGCGCTGCAGGAATGgtgggcatgctccgggttcgCTCTGTGGAACAATGAcctctagtgggacctaggaagcaggtCTTCTCTTTCGTGGCACCTGCCATACGGAACAACTTCCCCTGTGCGATTCAGACAGGCTGGACCCTATTGGCCTTCTGGGGGTCTTGAAGACCCTATTTTCCCCAGGTGTTGAGGCTGGGAGGTTAGTTGATCCAGCAGGTGTAcagttgctttgttttgttaaaaGAAAAGTTTAAGGGGGCCTTGATTAGGTTTTTATAATTGGTTCTTCTTTGTAGATcgtgtttttatcattttctttgcCATTCAGGATTACACtgattaagatgggcagccatataagttttttttaaaataaatgaatacagcTTGACATgctccctgttaaattccatcttaTAAATTTCAGCTCACAGCCTTAGCTGAACTAGATAGTTTTAGTCTTTTCTTTCTCATGCAATGTTTAGAGACCGCTCTGAAATTTGGGTCGTCTGCaaatcaggatttatttatttgctgcatttaTATGCAGCCTCAATCTAACACATTGAGGTAAAACACACCAATAATGCCCACTTCTGATTAAAAAAGAGTAGTCCATCAAAACCTTAAAAGCTGCCAGAACAGATCCCTCAAACCGGATACAGAGCGATCAGCGGCCCCATATCTTTCACTCTGCACCCCACAAGCTCAGCAGAAAAGGATCCCACCTGTTAACAGAGGGGGAGCTGAAAAGGCTCACAGCCACTGAAGCCATAAGCGGTGAATGCGCCCTCCTTCACCGAAGCAGCAGGCCTCCTCCCGCTTTCCggccccctcctccccaaaaccGCAGAGAAACAATCCCAGCTTCTGCTTATAAACAGGTGCCTCCTTTGAAAGAAGCCCTCCCCGGGCACCTTGGGCCAAACCTTTATTTCCCCCCCTCAGATAAAAGTCCAGGAGACTCACTCCTTAGAGTGACTCTTTCCTGCCTGAATGGGGTCCAACTCTTACATCCCCCAGGGACTCGGCTGGGGTCCTGGAGAAAGATCAGTTATTTGCttctgtcgatcggaaggtcggcggttcgaaaccgcgcggcggggtgagctcccgttgctcgtcccagcttctgcacaccaagcagttcgaaaacatgcaaatgtgagtagattaattggtactgcttcggcgggaaggtaacggcgttccgtgagtcatgctggccacatgacccggaagtgtcctatggacaacgccggctccaaggcttagaaacggagatgagcaccgccccctagagtcggacacgactggactttacatcaagggaaacgtAAAGTCCTTTACCTTTTACAGGTACTTTATATTGCCCGCTCCACACGACTCCTGCTAGTTCACAATACATAAGCAAAGAGCCTCACTAAGAAAACGGTGCACAGAGGGTCACCTCACCAGCCAAATGCCCAAGGCCGGTTTGAACGATGCAGGCTGAACCACTGCAGGGACCACCAAAAGGGAGGGCGGCGGTCACTCCTCCCAGGGCACCAGCTCCCTCTGGGTCCAGGTCCCCTGGGATTCTGGCAGGGCAAATTGCTCACCACCCCTGCCCCCACATGCACCCCTGGAGCAGGCAG
The Candoia aspera isolate rCanAsp1 chromosome 5, rCanAsp1.hap2, whole genome shotgun sequence genome window above contains:
- the LOC134498614 gene encoding olfactory receptor 51H1-like — protein: MSAVKIFNNSSVNLLTFVLTGIPGMEEKNSLMAFPLFVLCVFTPLGNSLILFVITTEHSLHEPMYIFLSILACSDLGLFILTFPTMLRVYWFDSKEITLNACITQMFFIHAFQWLESGILVAMAFDRVVAISEPLRYRTLFPVRCICVSFPAPFLIERLHFCRSSVLSHSYCLHPDIMKLACVDITVNIFYGLIIVTLTLGLDVVIILVSYIVILKTVLGIASHRERLKALNTCASHICATLTFYVPMISVSLPHRYGKHLSPLVHMLMATIYTVVPPLLNPVVYSMKTWQIRKAIGRM